CGCTTGACAGGAGAGGTGAAGGCGGAGTGGGCAACAAAGCCCTCGGAGTTGGCAGAAGCCCATCCGGAAGGAAGAGTAGGCAGAgacatggtgttgttgtgcTGGTGTGAAGGAGAGAGTTGGTAAGGGTAAAAGTTTTACCAAAATGTCAGATTAAGGTTTTTTCAATCTTATTAAGCAACGGGGCCTGaaaactgctgctgtagAGAAGTGAGACTAGTATGTCGTTGTGTAGTCAGATTAGGAGCTCTTTTTGGGCTATTGTGACTTACTCATTCATTTTTTGCCGTTCTACGTGCCATTTCACGTCACATGATCGTTTCTGGCTACTTTGAATGCCTTCCCCCACACTCCCAGACTGCACCCTAACTCACACTACCAATACAGTcctgaaaaaaatatccGACAGACTTGAATATGTCATGCTACTTCTCACAAACTTCACATTGGAGACATCCTACAGTCCAGTTGAGAGATACGCTAGGGGGCGTTTCACTTTCAATCCAaggtacaatacagtagaAACAATACCTCTATAAGTAGAACGGATATTTACTGATATGATTCGAATCAGAGTGAGCCCCTGGGCCGTTTGGTGATCTTGATACTTGTTCTCTCCTATACGCACTCTCTTATCACTTAAATAATAATTACCATAAACATATACAAAACCCATTCTTTTCATAAGTAGGTCCCCTTGGACCAGTCCTGCTTAATGTGCAGGCCAAACCACTGAGTTCAGACTTCACCACTAGCTGCGCGCGCCATTCGCTTCGCCCGTTACTCGCTTAGCACTCGTCATCTAGGCCTTCTGTCCATCAACAAACGTCAGCGCATCCTCCCGAGTAATACTCTTCACCGTAGAAATCTTGTTGTTGAATAAGACTCCGTAAAACTTGTCAGCCACGTGAATCATCTCATTTCGGAACGTGGTGCAAATGAACTGTGTAGGCTGAGGAGCGTTGGCAATCTGGGAAATCACCTGCGCCACAGCAGTTCGATACTGATCGTCAAGATTAGCGTCAATCTCGTCAAACAGGTAAAAGGGGGCAGGATCGGACCGCTGGATGGCGAAAATGAGCGCCAACGCACACAGCGACTTTTGACCTCCCGACAGCTGCTCCactcgctgctgctcgttCTCCGTCGAGTTGAACGACACGTTGATCGCCACTCCAGTGTACGAGTCAGGGTTCTGGTCGTCCAGAGCCCGTCGCTCGATCACCAGCTGACCCTTTCCTCGAGGCACAAGCTGTTGGAACACCTCGGAGAATTCCTTGGACACTTGCTGGAACGTTCGCTTGATTGCTCGGTCCTTCTGGTCGTTAAGAGTGGAAATTAGCTCCTCAATGGACTCTGCAGACTCCATGAGGTTCTGTCGACGTGAAAGAAGTCGATCTCGGTCCTTGCTAAACGTCGCAAATTGCTCCAGAGCTTTCCGATTGACGTGGCCAaacttcttgagctcgtcagACACCTCTCTGAACTCCTGCATCATGTCGCCGTCGCTCTGGGCAGACACATCGAGGAAAGCATCGTCGGGCAGAATACCAATCTCTCGAATCTTGGCCTGCACATGCTCTCGTCGCTGTTCAAGGGCCTGTCGCTTGGCTGCAACTCGCTCGGCAGCCTTTGCAAACTTGGACAGCTTTCGCAGACTCTGGGCCTGCTcatccttgagctcggcgaGGTGAGCCTCGTCGTTTGCCACCTGCTGCTCCGCGGTCTCCAGTGCTTTCTCAGTCGACAATTGCTTGCTGGCAGCCTCCGACAActgctcctccatctgAGCAAGCTTGCGGGTAAGCGTggcagccttctcggccaGCTCGGCAGCATCAAAGTCGCCGTTGTGTTGCAGCTCCATGTCGTCTCGAGACAGGTACAAGTTCTGCTGTAGCTCGTTCTCGAGACTCAGACGGGTCATTTCCAGAGCAGACACCTTCTGTTGAAGCTCGGCGACCGAGGCAGACAGGCCAGGAAGAGTCTCGCAGACCCGCTCGAGCTCTTGCTGCTGAGCAGAAGACAACTGCGAGCTGAACTCGGACACCAACTCCGAGTTATACGACTCCAGCTGCGACTCCATCGACGAGATGTCTCGAAGCAGCGTCTCGGAGTTGTCccgcttcttctcaatAAGACCCTTGAGGGTTGTGATGGCCGCGGTCTCGGCCTTGATGGACTCAGAGGCCCGCTGCCGGGTCTCTTCAATCTGCTGCATTTCCATCAGCAGTTTGTTCTGCTCCGTGTGGCATTCAGACAGCCGGTGCTCCACCTCATCAACgctgttcttgatggcgttGATCTGCACACGGATCTGActcagctcctcctgggCCTCCTGCACGTCTCGAGCAGCGTCCAATCGGCTTTTCTTGGGGTCGTGGAAACCACCAGTAAGCACACCCTTGGCATCCACTCGATCTCCACCCAAAGTGATGGCGTTGAGGTTGTGGTTTCGCTGAACAGCAGCACCCACCTGCAGATTGATGCACACAATGGTCTTGCCAAAAACTTGCTGCACCGCAGGCTCGTACTCTGGGTTACAAGAAATCTTGTCGACCAGTGGGAATACGTTTTCGGCCTCGGGGTACT
The Yarrowia lipolytica chromosome 1A, complete sequence genome window above contains:
- a CDS encoding uncharacterized protein (Compare to YALI0A00616g, similar to uniprot|P47037 Saccharomyces cerevisiae YJL074c SMC3 required for structural maintenance of chromosomes, similar to Saccharomyces cerevisiae SMC3 (YJL074C); ancestral locus Anc_1.295), with product MYIKQIRIQGFKSYKNLVEIDPFSPRFNVVVGRNGSGKSNFFAAVRFVLSDAYNHLNKEERAALIHEGSGMSGTTMSAFVEIIFDNSDRRLPTGGETVTIRRTIGSKKDEYSLDKKSSTRSEIMNLLESAGFSRANPYYIVPQGRITALTNAKNETRLALLKEVAGTKVYEQRRSESEKLMIENENKILKINSALDDINTRLSDLEEEKQELNEFLQLDKRRKCLDFALQDRELKAVETALVELQDMDDGGASDRAARLAKIEEQDLVISEVEAEIETSSRAREHADLAASHARDDVAQLRRLKASLEVELAETNRIHGTLQHEELSREQQLQRVQGEIESKESSLRATVSERDALKSQLEAANRALREASATKDSLLSREGRSAQFTSKAARDKWLQRQIAEISEFLESRKQALAKGKRSVEECEREITAKDAAIVEQRQAFADCESRYSELKRSHAASQQAREGIADEKKALWRQESYLLKDSDQLEQQVEKAQRAFASTMDRNTSLGLANLKRVAQKLGLEDQVYGPLCELIKLDDKYKRAVEVTAGNSLFHVVVEDDDVASKVIEQLLREKCGRLTFMPLNRLNPERRKYPEAENVFPLVDKISCNPEYEPAVQQVFGKTIVCINLQVGAAVQRNHNLNAITLGGDRVDAKGVLTGGFHDPKKSRLDAARDVQEAQEELSQIRVQINAIKNSVDEVEHRLSECHTEQNKLLMEMQQIEETRQRASESIKAETAAITTLKGLIEKKRDNSETLLRDISSMESQLESYNSELVSEFSSQLSSAQQQELERVCETLPGLSASVAELQQKVSALEMTRLSLENELQQNLYLSRDDMELQHNGDFDAAELAEKAATLTRKLAQMEEQLSEAASKQLSTEKALETAEQQVANDEAHLAELKDEQAQSLRKLSKFAKAAERVAAKRQALEQRREHVQAKIREIGILPDDAFLDVSAQSDGDMMQEFREVSDELKKFGHVNRKALEQFATFSKDRDRLLSRRQNLMESAESIEELISTLNDQKDRAIKRTFQQVSKEFSEVFQQLVPRGKGQLVIERRALDDQNPDSYTGVAINVSFNSTENEQQRVEQLSGGQKSLCALALIFAIQRSDPAPFYLFDEIDANLDDQYRTAVAQVISQIANAPQPTQFICTTFRNEMIHVADKFYGVLFNNKISTVKSITREDALTFVDGQKA